Within the Nitrospira sp. CR1.1 genome, the region GGTCACCGCTCTGAAGCGCCAATTGAGCCCTTGGTGCAAGACCCAGTTCCGACGCAAGGGCCTGCCCCACCAGAAGGCCATTATCCGCCAGGAGGTCGTCCAAGGCGACTCGCTCGCCAGCCCGCGCTCCCGCATCAGGTGGGGGAGAGACACGTCCTCCCTCTGAGCTCAACTCCTCCAGGAGGTCCAAACCAAGGATCGGCAACGACTGCCGTGGGGTCCTGCCATCCATGACCCGCACGCCGACCTCCAACACCGGTCTCGCCGATCCAACGCCGGGAACGGTCCGAATGGTGGTAATTAGCCGCTCGTCCAGACCGGCTTCTCCAGCCGACACTTCAAGGGTGACCGGACCAGCAACCGTCAAGACTGACTCTTCAAAAGACCGCAGAACTTCCACGTTGGCCGTTTGAACGGCAATGGTGGCCGCAACTCCCAGTCCGACACCGATCATGGTCAACGCTGTCCGACCCGGATGAGTGGACAAATGTGTCCATCCCAGGCGCGCACAGACCTTGAATAAAGCAGCGTGAACCAACGACATCTGTACGCTCGTTCGCCTTACAGTCCAGTAATTGTTTTTACAGATTTACCCAGGTATGCTAAGATTACTTTCAGTAGAATTTGGGGTACATAATTCTTATGGCACTACGCAAACGACCTCAAGCAAAAAAATCCTCGAAAGCCACGAAAGCTTCGCCCGCAGCGAAGAAACGAAAGCCCGTGAAGTTGTCCAAGGCTGCGCCGGTGCGCGCCCGACGCTCAGACGGACTGACTCCCCGGCAAAAGGAAATTCTCAAACTGGTGTCGCAAGGGAACACCAACCGCGACATCGCCCGCCGTCTCGATATCAGCGTACGAACGGTTGAAGTGCATCGTTTTAATCTGATGCGACGATTGAAGGTCCGCAACGTGGCCCAACTGCTCCGTCAGGCGCTGCAGCAGGGCTTCCTTCCCAAGAACTTTGCATTTCGATAATCCGACTGAACAGCGCGTGGCGCGGAACCCCGCGCCACGTGTCACAACTCTTTTAACCGCCCCCGATAGGCCTCCATCCGTTGCCCCCCGCGAGAGGCGAGTTCTCCCTCCAACTCACGCTCCAGGCGTTCGAACACCCCCAGGCCTTCTTCCACCAAAACCGTGCCCACCTGAACAGCCGAGGCCCCGCAAAGAACATGTTCAAACGCATCGCTTCCTTGCATGACTCCCCCGGTTCCAATGATCGGAATACGCCCGGCGAGCAGCTTCCAAAACGCGCGCACATTGGCCAGGGCGACAGGCTTGATCAACGCTCCCCCCAAGCCCCCGAACCCTCCCTTTGGCTTAATGACCGGGGTTTCACGCTTCGGGTCGATCACAAGACCATTACCGACGGAATTGATCAAATTCAAATAGTCCACGCCGCAACGACCGATCACCTCGGCCATGACCGCATGGTGAGCCGGATCAAAATAGGGCGGCAGCTTGACGCCCATCGGAACCGTGATGAGCGGCCGCACTCGCTTCAGAAGCCGCTCTGAATCCACCGGGTCATAGGCGATTTGCGGCTTGCCGGGAATGTTCGGGCACGACAGGTTCACCTCAATGAGATCAGGGTTCGCCTGATTAATTACCCGCGCCATGGTGAGAAAATCGTCTTCGCACAAGCCGGCAATACTGGCGATGACAGGCTTGCCGAACTGCTTGAGCTCCGGGATGAGTTCCGCATAGGCCAGATAGCCAAGATTCGGAAGGCCCATGGAATTAATCGACCCGCTGGGAAATCCGTAATATCGCGGTTCAGGGTTCCCGTTACGCGGCTCCACCGTCATCGATTTGGTCACGATGGCGCCGGCCCGC harbors:
- a CDS encoding dihydroorotate oxidase, with protein sequence MNLSTTIAGVTFPSCFMNASGALCMTREELLALGRSRAGAIVTKSMTVEPRNGNPEPRYYGFPSGSINSMGLPNLGYLAYAELIPELKQFGKPVIASIAGLCEDDFLTMARVINQANPDLIEVNLSCPNIPGKPQIAYDPVDSERLLKRVRPLITVPMGVKLPPYFDPAHHAVMAEVIGRCGVDYLNLINSVGNGLVIDPKRETPVIKPKGGFGGLGGALIKPVALANVRAFWKLLAGRIPIIGTGGVMQGSDAFEHVLCGASAVQVGTVLVEEGLGVFERLERELEGELASRGGQRMEAYRGRLKEL